From a single Piliocolobus tephrosceles isolate RC106 chromosome 21, ASM277652v3, whole genome shotgun sequence genomic region:
- the RINL gene encoding ras and Rab interactor-like protein isoform X1 yields MAQPEDKAPEVPTEGEREHQGYGMCQSWIPRMRRPSWGCGQWGKKKEKKNPVEDVHWLSLSHMTVPEPNSGPRAPSSYWLDQSFLVIGHDPSQVLVLRTGLLPGEVNSYQIQKTAREGVSLESSNLCMPDLPHLLAFLSASRDVLPRTLLLPPPTLGPRDEHTDPLQIGSVQQDTPGKVLCIVNQLYLETHRGWGREQTPQETESEAAQRHDPAPRNPAPHGVSWVKGPLSPEVDHPGPALASLLEEEEEDPEGREEGREGDPEEEGPEEVLTIHIQSLVRARSSYVARLYRSLRVRIASDSGGPHGSGDPATELLQDVRHLLTDLQDHLAKDSYIRAVFGSRGPGVPKKDEDPGPALEMAVCQAVLAPLKPALWMRLRTLRAPELRLLRRRQTALRAGAGPPGAQGAGPEGQSPAPALRSRIHERLAHLHAACAPRRKVALLLEVCRDVYTGLARGENQDPLGADAFLPALTEELIWSPDIGETQLDVEFLMELLDPDELRGEAGYYLTTWFGALHHIAHYQPETDRAPRGLSSEARASLHQWHRRRTLHRKDHPRAQDLSSTELTVYTQRPKSPECPQMEDRKSKVVRGSKKNQ; encoded by the exons ATGGCCCAGCCAGAGGACAAGGCACCTGAAGTCCCCACAGAAGGGGAGAG AGAACATCAGGGGTATGGCATGTGCCAGAGCTGGATACCCAGGATGCGGAGGCCCTCGTGGGGCTGTGGCCAATGGGG aaagaaaaaagaaaaaaaaaatcctgtggaAGATGTCCACTGGCTGAGCTTGAGTCACATGACCGTCCCTGAACCAAACAGTGGGCCGAGAGCACCGTCATCCTATTGGCTAGATCAG AGTTTCTTGGTCATAGGACATGACCCCAGCCAGGTCCTGGTGTTGAGGACAGGACTATTACCAGGAGAAGTCAACAGCTACCAGATCCAGAAGACTGCCAGAG AAG gtgTGTCCCTAGAATCCTCCAACCTCTGCATGCCAGACCTACCCCATCTCCTGGCCTTTCTATCAGCTAGCAG GGATGTTCTGCCCAGAACCCTGCTCTTGCCCCCTCCCACTCTAGGGCCCAGAGATGAACACACAG ATCCTCTGCAGATTGGCAGCGTCCAACAGGACACCCCAGGGAAGGTGCTTTGCATTGTGAACCAGCTCTACCTGGAGACCcacagaggctgggggagggagcagACCCCTCAAGAAACAGAGTCAGAGGCTGCACAGAGACATGATCCAG CCCCCAGGAACCCTGCACCTCACGGGGTCTCCTGGGTGAAAGGCCCGCTCAGCCCGGAAGTGGACCATCCTGGGCCGGCTCTGGCCAgcctcctggaggaggaggaagaagaccctgaaggaagggaggaaggaagggagggcgACCCTGAAGAGGAAGGCCCCGAGGAAGTGCTCACCATTCACATCCAGTCTCTGGTCAGGGCCCGTAGCAGCTACGTGGCCAGGCTGTACCGAAGCCTTCGGGTGCGCATCGCCTCAGATTCTGGGGGTCCCCACGGGTCTGGGGACCCGGCCACGGAGCTGCTTCAGGATGTGCGGCACCTCCTTACTGACCTCCAGGATCACCTGGCAAAGGACTCCTACATCAGGGCTGTCTTTGGGAGCAGGGGTCCTGGGGTCCCCAAGAAGGACGAGGATCCAG GCCCCGCGCTGGAGATGGCCGTGTGCCAGGCGGTATTGGCGCCCTTGAAGCCGGCCCTGTGGATGCGACTCCGCACACTCCGAGCACCGGAGCTGCGACTGCTGCGGCGGCGACAAACAGCCCTGCGGGCAGGGGCGGGGCCTCCGGGAGCACAGGGGGCGGGGCCGGAGGGGCAGAGCCCCGCCCCCGCCTTGCGGAGTCGCATCCACGAGCGCCTTGCGCATCTCCACGCTGCCTGCGCCCCGCGCCGCAAGGTGGCGCTTCTGTTGGAGGTGTGCAGAGATGTCTACACGGGCCTGGCTCGGGGCGAGAACCAAG ATCCCTTGGGGGCCGACGCCTTCCTGCCGGCGCTGACTGAGGAACTCATCTGGAGCCCGGATATTGGGGAGACGCAGCTGGACGTGGAGTTTCTTATGGAGCTCTTAGATCCAGACGAGCTGCGGGGAGAGG CTGGGTACTACCTGACCACGTGGTTTGGGGCGCTGCACCACATTGCCCACTACCAGCCCGAAACAGACCGCGCTCCCCGGGGGCTCAGCTCCGAGGCCCGCGCCTCCCTGCACCAGTGGCACCGCAGGCGGACTCTGCACAGAAAGGATCATCCCAGAGCCCAG
- the RINL gene encoding ras and Rab interactor-like protein isoform X2 has protein sequence MAQPEDKAPEVPTEGEREHQGYGMCQSWIPRMRRPSWGCGQWGKKKEKKNPVEDVHWLSLSHMTVPEPNSGPRAPSSYWLDQSFLVIGHDPSQVLVLRTGLLPGEVNSYQIQKTAREGVSLESSNLCMPDLPHLLAFLSASRDVLPRTLLLPPPTLGPRDEHTDPLQIGSVQQDTPGKVLCIVNQLYLETHRGWGREQTPQETESEAAQRHDPAPRNPAPHGVSWVKGPLSPEVDHPGPALASLLEEEEEDPEGREEGREGDPEEEGPEEVLTIHIQSLVRARSSYVARLYRSLRVRIASDSGGPHGSGDPATELLQDVRHLLTDLQDHLAKDSYIRAVFGSRGPGVPKKDEDPGPALEMAVCQAVLAPLKPALWMRLRTLRAPELRLLRRRQTALRAGAGPPGAQGAGPEGQSPAPALRSRIHERLAHLHAACAPRRKVALLLEVCRDVYTGLARGENQDPLGADAFLPALTEELIWSPDIGETQLDVEFLMELLDPDELRGEAGYYLTTWFGALHHIAHYQPETDRAPRGLSSEARASLHQWHRRRTLHRKDHPRAQASLPFKEPWAEETVPGTNDD, from the exons ATGGCCCAGCCAGAGGACAAGGCACCTGAAGTCCCCACAGAAGGGGAGAG AGAACATCAGGGGTATGGCATGTGCCAGAGCTGGATACCCAGGATGCGGAGGCCCTCGTGGGGCTGTGGCCAATGGGG aaagaaaaaagaaaaaaaaaatcctgtggaAGATGTCCACTGGCTGAGCTTGAGTCACATGACCGTCCCTGAACCAAACAGTGGGCCGAGAGCACCGTCATCCTATTGGCTAGATCAG AGTTTCTTGGTCATAGGACATGACCCCAGCCAGGTCCTGGTGTTGAGGACAGGACTATTACCAGGAGAAGTCAACAGCTACCAGATCCAGAAGACTGCCAGAG AAG gtgTGTCCCTAGAATCCTCCAACCTCTGCATGCCAGACCTACCCCATCTCCTGGCCTTTCTATCAGCTAGCAG GGATGTTCTGCCCAGAACCCTGCTCTTGCCCCCTCCCACTCTAGGGCCCAGAGATGAACACACAG ATCCTCTGCAGATTGGCAGCGTCCAACAGGACACCCCAGGGAAGGTGCTTTGCATTGTGAACCAGCTCTACCTGGAGACCcacagaggctgggggagggagcagACCCCTCAAGAAACAGAGTCAGAGGCTGCACAGAGACATGATCCAG CCCCCAGGAACCCTGCACCTCACGGGGTCTCCTGGGTGAAAGGCCCGCTCAGCCCGGAAGTGGACCATCCTGGGCCGGCTCTGGCCAgcctcctggaggaggaggaagaagaccctgaaggaagggaggaaggaagggagggcgACCCTGAAGAGGAAGGCCCCGAGGAAGTGCTCACCATTCACATCCAGTCTCTGGTCAGGGCCCGTAGCAGCTACGTGGCCAGGCTGTACCGAAGCCTTCGGGTGCGCATCGCCTCAGATTCTGGGGGTCCCCACGGGTCTGGGGACCCGGCCACGGAGCTGCTTCAGGATGTGCGGCACCTCCTTACTGACCTCCAGGATCACCTGGCAAAGGACTCCTACATCAGGGCTGTCTTTGGGAGCAGGGGTCCTGGGGTCCCCAAGAAGGACGAGGATCCAG GCCCCGCGCTGGAGATGGCCGTGTGCCAGGCGGTATTGGCGCCCTTGAAGCCGGCCCTGTGGATGCGACTCCGCACACTCCGAGCACCGGAGCTGCGACTGCTGCGGCGGCGACAAACAGCCCTGCGGGCAGGGGCGGGGCCTCCGGGAGCACAGGGGGCGGGGCCGGAGGGGCAGAGCCCCGCCCCCGCCTTGCGGAGTCGCATCCACGAGCGCCTTGCGCATCTCCACGCTGCCTGCGCCCCGCGCCGCAAGGTGGCGCTTCTGTTGGAGGTGTGCAGAGATGTCTACACGGGCCTGGCTCGGGGCGAGAACCAAG ATCCCTTGGGGGCCGACGCCTTCCTGCCGGCGCTGACTGAGGAACTCATCTGGAGCCCGGATATTGGGGAGACGCAGCTGGACGTGGAGTTTCTTATGGAGCTCTTAGATCCAGACGAGCTGCGGGGAGAGG CTGGGTACTACCTGACCACGTGGTTTGGGGCGCTGCACCACATTGCCCACTACCAGCCCGAAACAGACCGCGCTCCCCGGGGGCTCAGCTCCGAGGCCCGCGCCTCCCTGCACCAGTGGCACCGCAGGCGGACTCTGCACAGAAAGGATCATCCCAGAGCCCAG GCCAGCCTGCCCTTTAAGGAGCCATGGGCAGAAGAGACTGTGCCAGGGACCAATGACGATTAG
- the RINL gene encoding ras and Rab interactor-like protein isoform X3, whose amino-acid sequence MAQPEDKAPEVPTEGERLVPPQVKKADRTPLGVLSTLEPLLRLQRTSGVWHVPELDTQDAEALVGLWPMGSFLVIGHDPSQVLVLRTGLLPGEVNSYQIQKTARGVSLESSNLCMPDLPHLLAFLSASRDVLPRTLLLPPPTLGPRDEHTDPLQIGSVQQDTPGKVLCIVNQLYLETHRGWGREQTPQETESEAAQRHDPAPRNPAPHGVSWVKGPLSPEVDHPGPALASLLEEEEEDPEGREEGREGDPEEEGPEEVLTIHIQSLVRARSSYVARLYRSLRVRIASDSGGPHGSGDPATELLQDVRHLLTDLQDHLAKDSYIRAVFGSRGPGVPKKDEDPGPALEMAVCQAVLAPLKPALWMRLRTLRAPELRLLRRRQTALRAGAGPPGAQGAGPEGQSPAPALRSRIHERLAHLHAACAPRRKVALLLEVCRDVYTGLARGENQDPLGADAFLPALTEELIWSPDIGETQLDVEFLMELLDPDELRGEAGYYLTTWFGALHHIAHYQPETDRAPRGLSSEARASLHQWHRRRTLHRKDHPRAQASLPFKEPWAEETVPGTNDD is encoded by the exons ATGGCCCAGCCAGAGGACAAGGCACCTGAAGTCCCCACAGAAGGGGAGAG GCTGGTCCCACCACAGGTGAAAAAAGCAGACAGGACCCCTCTAGGGGTCCTCAGCACCCTAGAGCCACTTCTTCGCCTGCAGAGAACATCAGGGGTATGGCATGTGCCAGAGCTGGATACCCAGGATGCGGAGGCCCTCGTGGGGCTGTGGCCAATGGGG AGTTTCTTGGTCATAGGACATGACCCCAGCCAGGTCCTGGTGTTGAGGACAGGACTATTACCAGGAGAAGTCAACAGCTACCAGATCCAGAAGACTGCCAGAG gtgTGTCCCTAGAATCCTCCAACCTCTGCATGCCAGACCTACCCCATCTCCTGGCCTTTCTATCAGCTAGCAG GGATGTTCTGCCCAGAACCCTGCTCTTGCCCCCTCCCACTCTAGGGCCCAGAGATGAACACACAG ATCCTCTGCAGATTGGCAGCGTCCAACAGGACACCCCAGGGAAGGTGCTTTGCATTGTGAACCAGCTCTACCTGGAGACCcacagaggctgggggagggagcagACCCCTCAAGAAACAGAGTCAGAGGCTGCACAGAGACATGATCCAG CCCCCAGGAACCCTGCACCTCACGGGGTCTCCTGGGTGAAAGGCCCGCTCAGCCCGGAAGTGGACCATCCTGGGCCGGCTCTGGCCAgcctcctggaggaggaggaagaagaccctgaaggaagggaggaaggaagggagggcgACCCTGAAGAGGAAGGCCCCGAGGAAGTGCTCACCATTCACATCCAGTCTCTGGTCAGGGCCCGTAGCAGCTACGTGGCCAGGCTGTACCGAAGCCTTCGGGTGCGCATCGCCTCAGATTCTGGGGGTCCCCACGGGTCTGGGGACCCGGCCACGGAGCTGCTTCAGGATGTGCGGCACCTCCTTACTGACCTCCAGGATCACCTGGCAAAGGACTCCTACATCAGGGCTGTCTTTGGGAGCAGGGGTCCTGGGGTCCCCAAGAAGGACGAGGATCCAG GCCCCGCGCTGGAGATGGCCGTGTGCCAGGCGGTATTGGCGCCCTTGAAGCCGGCCCTGTGGATGCGACTCCGCACACTCCGAGCACCGGAGCTGCGACTGCTGCGGCGGCGACAAACAGCCCTGCGGGCAGGGGCGGGGCCTCCGGGAGCACAGGGGGCGGGGCCGGAGGGGCAGAGCCCCGCCCCCGCCTTGCGGAGTCGCATCCACGAGCGCCTTGCGCATCTCCACGCTGCCTGCGCCCCGCGCCGCAAGGTGGCGCTTCTGTTGGAGGTGTGCAGAGATGTCTACACGGGCCTGGCTCGGGGCGAGAACCAAG ATCCCTTGGGGGCCGACGCCTTCCTGCCGGCGCTGACTGAGGAACTCATCTGGAGCCCGGATATTGGGGAGACGCAGCTGGACGTGGAGTTTCTTATGGAGCTCTTAGATCCAGACGAGCTGCGGGGAGAGG CTGGGTACTACCTGACCACGTGGTTTGGGGCGCTGCACCACATTGCCCACTACCAGCCCGAAACAGACCGCGCTCCCCGGGGGCTCAGCTCCGAGGCCCGCGCCTCCCTGCACCAGTGGCACCGCAGGCGGACTCTGCACAGAAAGGATCATCCCAGAGCCCAG GCCAGCCTGCCCTTTAAGGAGCCATGGGCAGAAGAGACTGTGCCAGGGACCAATGACGATTAG